One Fusobacterium ulcerans DNA segment encodes these proteins:
- the bioD gene encoding dethiobiotin synthase — translation MSLNKGYFIIGTDTGIGKTYVSTLLYQGVKKVNGGYYKPIQSGAFEMLGKLVSPDVEFLCEYNKIPYDTDMTTYLLRAEVSPHLAAELDNVEVKPDKIKKHWEKLNKKYDTLIVEGAGGLFVPIVRGKYYMYDLVKMLDIPVIIVTGNRVGSINHTMLTVNALQNMGIKIQGFIFNTVERSYDRTGYEEDNRNIIMQMSGIENHLLLKYGQETIDQMDLLKFLKGDAK, via the coding sequence ATGAGTTTAAATAAGGGTTATTTTATAATAGGTACAGATACAGGAATTGGGAAGACCTATGTGAGCACCCTTCTTTATCAAGGAGTAAAGAAAGTAAATGGAGGATATTATAAACCAATTCAGAGCGGAGCTTTTGAAATGCTGGGTAAATTAGTTTCTCCAGATGTAGAATTTTTATGTGAATATAATAAAATACCATATGATACAGATATGACAACATATCTGTTAAGAGCTGAAGTATCTCCACACTTAGCAGCTGAATTGGACAATGTGGAAGTGAAACCGGATAAAATAAAAAAGCACTGGGAAAAGTTAAATAAAAAATATGATACTTTAATTGTAGAAGGAGCAGGAGGGCTTTTTGTTCCAATTGTCAGAGGAAAATATTATATGTATGATTTGGTAAAAATGTTGGATATTCCAGTAATAATAGTAACAGGAAATCGTGTAGGAAGTATAAATCATACAATGCTTACAGTAAATGCTTTACAAAATATGGGAATAAAAATACAAGGATTTATATTCAATACTGTAGAAAGATCATATGACAGAACAGGTTATGAAGAGGATAACAGAAATATTATAATGCAGATGAGCGGGATAGAAAATCATCTGTTATTGAAATATGGACAGGAAACAATAGACCAGATGGATCTTTTAAAGTTTTTAAAAGGAGATGCAAAATAG
- the bioA gene encoding adenosylmethionine--8-amino-7-oxononanoate transaminase, which translates to MNKISELQEKDLKYIFHPCSQMKDYEDLPPMVITKAEGIYLEDEFGNRYMDCVSSWWVNLFGHCNQRINKVITEQINKLEHVLFVNFSHEAAIELSERLYKIVPKGIEKFLFADNGSSSIEMALKLSFQYHQQTGNPQKKRFVSLANAYHGETIGALGVGDVDLFTTLYKPLIKEGIKAKGPDCFYCPYGKNFDCCEAECFENMEKIIEENHNEIASVIIEPMVQGAAGMKIYSPVYIKKLREITQKYNIHLIADEIAVGFGRTGKMFAMEHAGVSPDMICMAKGLSAGYYPMSIVGITQKIYEAFYCDYLEGKSFLHSHTYSGNPLGCRIAVEVLKIFEEENVLETVRKKGEYLRKKAMELFKDNKNIGEYRQIGFIGAMEFVKNKDTKELFDSKERAGYEIYKIALKKGALLRPLGNIIYFMPPYTITEEEIDKMLLICKESIEEYLEKRNNK; encoded by the coding sequence ATGAATAAAATCAGTGAACTGCAAGAGAAGGACTTAAAATATATATTTCATCCATGTTCACAGATGAAAGATTATGAAGATCTTCCACCTATGGTAATAACAAAGGCAGAGGGAATATATCTGGAGGATGAATTTGGAAACAGATATATGGATTGTGTATCAAGCTGGTGGGTAAATCTTTTTGGACACTGTAATCAGAGAATAAATAAAGTTATAACAGAGCAGATAAATAAATTGGAACATGTACTTTTTGTAAATTTTTCTCATGAAGCAGCTATTGAACTGTCAGAAAGACTGTATAAAATAGTACCAAAGGGAATAGAAAAATTTCTTTTTGCTGACAATGGTTCATCAAGTATTGAAATGGCTTTGAAGCTTAGTTTTCAATATCATCAGCAAACAGGAAATCCACAGAAGAAAAGATTCGTTTCACTTGCTAATGCCTACCATGGAGAAACAATTGGAGCTTTAGGTGTTGGAGATGTAGATTTATTTACAACTTTATATAAACCTCTTATAAAAGAGGGAATAAAAGCAAAAGGACCTGATTGTTTTTACTGCCCATATGGTAAAAATTTTGATTGCTGTGAAGCTGAATGTTTTGAAAACATGGAAAAGATAATAGAGGAAAATCATAATGAGATAGCCAGTGTTATCATTGAACCTATGGTGCAGGGGGCAGCAGGAATGAAAATATATTCCCCTGTATATATAAAGAAGCTGAGAGAAATAACACAAAAATACAATATTCACCTTATAGCCGATGAGATAGCTGTTGGATTTGGGAGAACAGGGAAAATGTTTGCAATGGAGCATGCAGGAGTTTCACCAGATATGATATGTATGGCTAAAGGGTTGTCAGCAGGATATTATCCTATGTCAATAGTAGGGATTACGCAGAAAATATATGAAGCATTCTATTGTGATTATTTAGAGGGAAAATCTTTCCTTCATTCTCACACTTATTCTGGAAATCCATTGGGATGCAGAATAGCTGTGGAAGTATTGAAAATATTTGAAGAAGAAAACGTTCTTGAAACAGTAAGGAAAAAAGGTGAATATCTTAGAAAAAAAGCTATGGAGCTGTTTAAAGACAATAAAAATATCGGAGAATACAGACAAATAGGTTTTATAGGAGCAATGGAGTTTGTAAAAAATAAAGATACAAAAGAACTTTTTGATTCTAAAGAAAGAGCTGGATATGAAATATATAAAATAGCGTTGAAAAAGGGAGCGTTGTTGAGACCTCTTGGAAATATTATATATTTTATGCCGCCTTATACTATAACTGAAGAAGAGATAGATAAGATGCTTTTGATATGTAAGGAATCTATTGAAGAATACCTAGAAAAAAGAAATAATAAATAA
- a CDS encoding L-2-amino-thiazoline-4-carboxylic acid hydrolase, translating into MKEFTEKHHAFIAASFYKELVGTYGKQGEQVFVMATQRYAEQRGSRMAQRAIRDNKQLTFAVYKEYGEWISSETLKKEGAVNQVEEVTFSPDYEVKILQCPWAAQFKKMNLAKAGIVYCTHLDKAIVRGFNPYLVFEVPQSMYEHDCCIQIMKEAHLKKDQEFTRNPENIKKFDYHCGHCYKTFKEITTAIFKVKGEEIALKVLKDFAGEYGEEMAERLLSYLKTDFNLI; encoded by the coding sequence ATGAAAGAATTTACAGAAAAGCACCATGCTTTCATAGCAGCTTCATTTTATAAAGAGCTTGTAGGAACTTATGGAAAACAGGGAGAGCAGGTTTTTGTCATGGCAACACAGCGTTATGCTGAACAAAGGGGTTCCAGAATGGCTCAAAGAGCAATAAGAGACAATAAGCAACTTACATTTGCTGTATACAAAGAATATGGAGAATGGATAAGCAGTGAAACATTAAAAAAAGAAGGAGCAGTTAATCAAGTTGAAGAAGTAACATTTTCTCCAGACTATGAAGTAAAAATTTTACAGTGTCCATGGGCAGCACAATTTAAAAAAATGAATTTAGCAAAAGCAGGAATTGTTTATTGTACTCATTTAGATAAAGCTATTGTGAGAGGTTTTAATCCATACTTAGTCTTTGAAGTTCCTCAGAGTATGTATGAACATGATTGCTGTATTCAAATTATGAAAGAAGCTCACTTGAAAAAAGATCAGGAATTTACAAGAAATCCAGAAAATATAAAAAAATTTGATTATCATTGTGGACATTGCTATAAAACTTTTAAGGAGATAACAACAGCTATTTTTAAAGTGAAAGGAGAAGAGATTGCTTTGAAAGTGCTGAAAGATTTTGCTGGAGAATATGGAGAGGAAATGGCAGAGAGGCTGCTTTCTTATTTAAAAACAGATTTTAATTTAATTTAA
- a CDS encoding MATE family efflux transporter: MLKIILEILKLALPAVGEMILYMMIWVLDTIMIGKHSGQLGVSAVGLSSEVMYTFSNIIVAMGLSISITSIISRAIGGKNYEKARLTSDIALRLGLIFAFLMGGIFFFFPQKILTIVGAEKDILSLAVKYMRICSIAVMCNMTTNTFNGIFRGCKNTKTPLYTAIIVNIVNLSLDYILIFGKFGAPEMGVVGGAIATVAGNICGLIFTLSQLKKIPFKINLFAPFNKEYFKELVRLTIPSSLQEGAFSINKLINVALIMALGSLSFASNQIAITIESISFMPGWGFAIACTSLTGYSIGQKDYAKAKTYINYSIYLASGIMGFFSIIFLIFPEKLISLFIKSSETEVIALGTACLMLASIEQIPIAISMVLGGALKGTGDSKTPFKIVLFTNWVIRLPLVYYFIYLRRSSVTYFWKITALQWIIEAIIIFIVYRHKWKKYYQVADLKEEIA, translated from the coding sequence ATGTTAAAAATAATACTGGAAATCTTAAAATTAGCTCTTCCAGCAGTTGGGGAAATGATTCTTTATATGATGATATGGGTACTTGATACCATAATGATTGGAAAACACAGTGGTCAATTAGGAGTTTCAGCTGTTGGACTTAGTTCAGAGGTAATGTACACATTTTCAAATATAATTGTGGCTATGGGATTATCAATTTCTATTACTTCAATAATCTCAAGAGCTATTGGTGGAAAAAATTATGAAAAAGCAAGATTAACATCTGATATAGCATTAAGACTGGGACTTATATTTGCTTTTTTAATGGGAGGGATTTTCTTTTTCTTCCCTCAGAAAATCTTAACAATTGTAGGGGCTGAAAAAGATATTTTATCCCTTGCTGTTAAATACATGAGAATATGTTCTATTGCTGTAATGTGCAATATGACAACTAATACATTTAATGGAATATTCAGAGGATGTAAAAATACTAAAACACCTCTCTATACAGCTATAATAGTAAATATCGTAAATTTATCTCTTGATTATATCCTTATCTTTGGTAAATTTGGTGCTCCAGAAATGGGAGTTGTAGGAGGAGCTATTGCTACCGTTGCAGGAAATATCTGTGGACTGATATTTACATTGAGCCAGTTAAAGAAAATACCTTTTAAAATAAATCTGTTTGCTCCATTTAATAAAGAATATTTTAAGGAATTAGTAAGATTAACTATTCCTTCTTCTTTACAGGAAGGGGCTTTCAGCATAAATAAACTAATAAATGTGGCTCTTATTATGGCACTTGGAAGTTTATCATTTGCTTCCAATCAGATAGCTATCACAATTGAAAGTATATCTTTTATGCCTGGATGGGGATTTGCTATTGCTTGTACTTCTCTTACAGGATATTCTATTGGTCAAAAAGATTATGCAAAAGCTAAGACTTATATAAATTACTCTATATACCTTGCTTCTGGTATCATGGGATTCTTTTCTATAATATTTCTTATTTTCCCAGAAAAACTCATTTCTCTTTTTATAAAGAGCAGTGAAACTGAAGTAATTGCTCTGGGAACAGCCTGTCTGATGCTTGCTTCAATTGAGCAGATACCTATAGCTATCTCAATGGTATTGGGAGGAGCTTTGAAAGGGACTGGAGACAGTAAGACTCCATTCAAGATAGTTTTATTCACAAACTGGGTAATAAGACTCCCTCTTGTGTATTATTTTATTTATTTAAGAAGAAGTTCTGTTACATATTTCTGGAAGATAACAGCTCTTCAATGGATAATAGAAGCTATCATTATTTTCATCGTGTATCGTCATAAGTGGAAAAAATATTATCAGGTAGCAGATTTAAAAGAAGAAATTGCATAA
- the hflX gene encoding GTPase HflX, with product MIKGNTDGIKDFILNELDSLHDITVEKNKIIEPEMLALIASVSSRINREINIAIDRKGNVTEISIGDSSSVQLPFLNVQEKRLSGVRVIHTHPSGSSNLSNIDISALTKLKLDCIVAIGINEDYVTGMSIGFCSVDGNDLSHEVVGPLSVEEVVNYDFLSKIEEIEGFLRKRDVVENDDEYAILVGLDDNESLDELAELARACNVKVVAKFFQKKTRIDPCYFIGPGKAQELAVFKQLKKANLIIFDEELSGMQVRNLEELTSCKVIDRTILILEIFATRARTREAKIQVELAQLKYRSSRLLGFGSTMSRTGGGVGTKGPGEKKLEIDKRRIRETIYDLKQELEKIRKTRVTQREKRDESGIPKISLVGYTNVGKSTLRNLLVDMYAADNTSKKEAVFAENMLFATLDITTRAIVLPDKRVASLTDTVGFVRKLPHDLVEAFKSTLEEVSFSDLIIHVVDVSSETAPEQILAVEKVLGELNALDKPSFLALNKFEMASPEQIAAIKEQFSRYQMIEISAKENKNIDEFLQMTVSLLPQTTRKCTYLIPYSDTSMGAFLHRNSIIQEEEYEGEGVKIIAIVNDEVYNKCKKFMIEENIC from the coding sequence ATGATAAAAGGAAATACAGACGGGATCAAAGATTTTATTTTAAATGAACTAGATTCTCTTCACGATATAACAGTTGAAAAAAATAAAATAATAGAACCAGAAATGCTTGCTCTCATAGCTTCAGTGAGCAGCAGAATAAACAGAGAAATTAATATCGCTATTGACAGAAAAGGAAATGTTACTGAAATCTCTATCGGAGACAGCAGCAGTGTACAGCTTCCTTTTTTAAATGTACAAGAGAAAAGATTAAGTGGTGTGAGAGTTATTCATACTCATCCAAGCGGAAGTTCAAACCTTTCAAATATAGATATATCTGCTCTAACTAAATTAAAATTAGATTGTATTGTTGCTATTGGTATAAATGAAGATTATGTCACAGGAATGAGTATTGGATTTTGTAGTGTAGATGGAAATGATCTTTCCCATGAAGTTGTAGGTCCTCTTTCTGTAGAGGAAGTTGTAAATTATGATTTTCTTTCTAAAATTGAAGAAATAGAAGGATTTCTTAGAAAGAGAGATGTTGTTGAAAATGATGACGAATATGCAATTCTTGTAGGGTTAGATGATAATGAAAGCCTTGATGAACTGGCTGAATTAGCTAGAGCATGTAATGTTAAAGTTGTAGCTAAATTTTTCCAGAAAAAAACAAGAATCGATCCATGTTATTTTATTGGACCAGGAAAAGCACAAGAACTTGCTGTTTTTAAACAATTAAAAAAAGCTAATCTTATCATTTTTGATGAAGAGCTAAGTGGTATGCAGGTAAGAAATTTAGAAGAGCTTACAAGTTGTAAAGTTATTGACAGAACTATTCTTATTCTTGAAATATTCGCTACAAGAGCCAGAACTAGAGAAGCTAAAATACAAGTAGAACTTGCACAGCTTAAATACAGAAGCAGCAGACTCCTTGGATTTGGTTCTACAATGTCTAGAACTGGTGGTGGAGTAGGAACTAAAGGACCTGGAGAAAAGAAACTTGAAATTGATAAAAGAAGAATAAGAGAAACTATATATGATCTTAAACAGGAATTAGAAAAGATAAGAAAAACCAGAGTAACTCAAAGAGAAAAAAGAGATGAATCTGGTATACCAAAAATATCTTTGGTTGGGTATACAAATGTTGGAAAATCTACTCTTAGAAATTTACTTGTGGATATGTATGCAGCTGACAACACATCTAAAAAAGAAGCTGTTTTTGCTGAGAATATGCTTTTTGCTACTTTGGATATCACTACCAGAGCAATAGTTCTTCCTGATAAAAGAGTGGCCTCTCTTACTGATACTGTTGGATTTGTCAGAAAACTTCCTCATGATCTTGTGGAGGCTTTTAAATCTACTCTTGAAGAAGTAAGTTTTTCTGATTTGATTATACATGTTGTAGATGTATCAAGTGAAACTGCTCCAGAACAAATCTTAGCTGTTGAAAAGGTGCTGGGTGAATTAAATGCTTTAGATAAGCCTTCTTTCCTTGCATTAAATAAATTTGAAATGGCTTCGCCAGAACAAATAGCTGCTATAAAGGAACAATTCAGCAGATATCAAATGATAGAAATCAGTGCTAAAGAAAATAAAAATATTGATGAATTTTTACAGATGACTGTATCTCTTTTACCACAAACTACTAGAAAATGCACTTACTTAATACCTTACAGTGATACTTCTATGGGAGCTTTTCTTCATAGAAACTCCATTATTCAAGAAGAGGAATATGAGGGAGAAGGTGTAAAAATAATAGCTATAGTCAATGATGAAGTATACAACAAATGTAAAAAATTCATGATTGAGGAGAATATATGTTAA
- a CDS encoding dicarboxylate/amino acid:cation symporter: protein MKKLGLLPRLIVGLIAGIIVGKIGFIPLLRIMLTFNGLFGNFLQFVIPLIILGFVAPGIGDLGKKAGKLLAVTTVLAYGSTIVSGSLAFFTNSILLRKILPAGAALAEGSHPEAGLLGGYLTVDMPPIMGVMTALLMAFVIGIGIAVVEGTTLKNFMNEIQTIVEKIITNIIIPFLPLYVAGIFANMTYAGEIVKIMSVFAKVFGIIIILHFVILLVQYTIAGTLAGANPILLIRKMLPAYFTAIGTQSSAATIPVTLKQTKENGVNEGIADFTIPLCATIHLSGSTITLVSCSMAVMMLHGMPITFSGMFGFILMLGVTMVAAPGVPGGAVMAALGLLESMLGFGPELTSLMIALYLTQDSFGTACNVTGDGAISIIVNRIAGFKLIPPKKEEV from the coding sequence ATGAAAAAACTCGGTTTACTACCAAGACTTATAGTAGGTCTGATAGCAGGTATTATTGTAGGTAAAATAGGATTTATTCCATTACTTAGAATTATGCTTACATTTAATGGATTATTTGGAAACTTTTTACAATTTGTAATTCCATTGATAATCTTAGGATTCGTAGCACCAGGTATTGGAGACTTAGGTAAAAAAGCTGGGAAACTGCTGGCAGTTACTACAGTTCTTGCATATGGTTCAACAATTGTGTCTGGATCATTGGCATTTTTTACAAATTCTATCTTACTTAGAAAAATACTTCCAGCTGGAGCAGCTCTAGCAGAGGGAAGTCATCCAGAAGCAGGACTTTTAGGTGGATATTTAACAGTTGATATGCCTCCAATCATGGGAGTAATGACAGCATTACTTATGGCATTTGTTATTGGTATCGGAATTGCAGTAGTTGAAGGAACAACTCTTAAAAATTTCATGAATGAAATACAGACAATAGTTGAAAAGATAATAACTAATATTATTATTCCGTTCTTGCCTTTATATGTAGCAGGTATCTTTGCAAATATGACTTATGCTGGAGAAATAGTAAAAATCATGTCAGTATTCGCAAAAGTATTTGGAATAATCATAATTCTTCACTTTGTAATTTTGCTAGTTCAATATACAATAGCAGGAACTTTAGCAGGAGCTAATCCAATATTATTAATAAGAAAAATGCTTCCAGCATACTTCACAGCTATCGGAACTCAATCATCAGCAGCAACTATTCCAGTTACTCTTAAACAAACTAAAGAAAATGGAGTAAACGAAGGAATTGCTGACTTCACAATTCCATTGTGTGCAACTATTCATTTATCAGGAAGTACAATAACATTAGTAAGCTGTTCAATGGCAGTAATGATGCTGCATGGAATGCCGATTACATTCTCAGGAATGTTTGGATTCATTCTAATGTTGGGAGTAACAATGGTAGCAGCACCAGGAGTACCAGGTGGAGCAGTAATGGCAGCATTGGGATTATTAGAAAGTATGTTAGGATTTGGTCCTGAACTTACATCATTAATGATAGCTTTATACCTAACTCAAGACAGTTTTGGAACTGCTTGTAACGTTACTGGAGATGGAGCCATTTCTATAATCGTAAACAGAATTGCTGGATTTAAATTAATTCCTCCTAAAAAAGAAGAAGTATAA
- a CDS encoding ATP-binding cassette domain-containing protein — translation MNDIILTVENFGLTIKNRKVLENVSFDIERGDYLAIGGVPGSGKSSLIKGLLGLVNTGITGNISYHNIGKGEVSYIPQNIMQIKEEFPGTAREIVAIGMISRKRGRCLEESDWEKVDELLKLFNLYELKDKKISKLTALQQLKINVAKHLITEPKLIYIDNPSSALDLKSKVDFYSTIKRICDEKEITVIFITHNIKEISNFANKLLFLRRKEKTFYFGDCKDFIKDKE, via the coding sequence ATGAATGATATCATATTAACAGTGGAAAATTTTGGACTAACTATAAAAAACAGAAAAGTTCTGGAAAATGTTTCTTTCGATATCGAAAGAGGGGATTATCTTGCTATTGGTGGAGTTCCAGGTTCTGGGAAAAGTAGTCTTATAAAAGGACTGTTAGGTTTGGTAAATACTGGAATAACTGGAAATATTTCTTATCATAATATAGGAAAAGGTGAGGTTAGTTATATCCCACAAAATATAATGCAGATAAAAGAAGAATTTCCGGGAACTGCCAGAGAGATTGTTGCTATTGGTATGATCTCGAGAAAAAGAGGAAGATGTCTGGAGGAAAGTGACTGGGAGAAAGTAGACGAACTTTTAAAACTTTTTAATTTATATGAATTAAAAGATAAAAAAATAAGTAAACTTACAGCACTTCAGCAGTTAAAAATAAATGTAGCAAAACATCTTATAACTGAGCCTAAGCTGATATATATAGACAACCCAAGTTCAGCTCTTGACTTAAAGAGTAAAGTGGATTTTTATAGTACAATAAAAAGAATATGTGATGAAAAAGAGATTACTGTTATTTTCATAACTCATAATATAAAAGAGATATCTAATTTTGCAAATAAACTTCTATTCTTAAGAAGAAAAGAAAAAACTTTCTATTTTGGAGATTGCAAAGATTTCATAAAAGATAAGGAATAA
- a CDS encoding ABC transporter substrate-binding protein: MRKTIIALFMVLFFITTVYSKDIVKFTSPDGLPALSVVKMISDDKEISGKKIEYKLEKVSESLVMNFLKRESDIGIVPSNLAGQLYNKNLNYKIIGTVGWGSFYIISREDIEDIKDLKGKEIYTIGKGLTPDIILQSILEENGINPDKDLKINYLSGGNELAPLYLAGKINIAMISEPVLSKIMSKDNKSKIIFNMNEEWKKAFRSNTGFPQSTLVAKEELIKEDPEFIGEFVKELENSIEFIYGKNSDKEKYTAESKITIDMSILNEVIKRANIKFVPAGDSREAYKVYFEKIEKTNSKAIGGKIPDEKIFMSK; encoded by the coding sequence ATGAGAAAAACAATAATAGCTCTATTTATGGTGCTTTTTTTTATTACAACAGTATATTCAAAAGATATTGTCAAATTTACTTCACCTGATGGGCTGCCTGCTCTCAGTGTAGTAAAAATGATAAGTGATGATAAAGAAATATCTGGTAAAAAAATAGAATATAAACTGGAGAAAGTTTCTGAATCTCTTGTAATGAATTTTTTAAAAAGAGAGAGTGATATTGGAATAGTTCCATCGAATCTTGCAGGACAGTTATACAATAAAAATCTCAATTATAAAATAATTGGAACTGTAGGATGGGGATCTTTTTATATAATAAGCAGAGAAGATATTGAAGATATAAAAGATTTAAAGGGAAAAGAAATATATACTATTGGAAAAGGACTTACACCTGATATAATACTTCAAAGTATATTGGAAGAAAACGGAATCAATCCAGATAAAGATTTGAAAATAAATTATTTATCAGGAGGAAATGAGCTTGCTCCTCTCTATCTTGCTGGAAAAATAAACATAGCAATGATATCAGAGCCTGTTTTAAGTAAGATAATGTCAAAAGATAATAAGAGTAAAATAATCTTTAATATGAATGAGGAATGGAAAAAAGCTTTTAGAAGTAATACGGGATTTCCTCAATCTACCCTGGTTGCAAAAGAAGAACTTATAAAAGAAGATCCAGAGTTTATAGGTGAATTTGTAAAAGAATTAGAAAATAGTATAGAATTTATTTATGGAAAAAATTCAGATAAAGAAAAATATACAGCTGAATCTAAAATAACAATAGATATGAGTATTTTAAACGAAGTTATAAAAAGAGCAAATATAAAATTTGTACCAGCTGGTGACAGTAGAGAAGCATATAAAGTATATTTTGAAAAGATAGAAAAAACTAACAGCAAGGCAATTGGAGGAAAAATTCCAGATGAGAAAATATTTATGTCAAAGTAG
- a CDS encoding ABC transporter permease, giving the protein MRKYLCQSRWLLLSPLLFIIVWEIVSRIVGNDLIFPGIPSIFKALIDIIKGKDFLSIVFHTLKRTGISIGISLVIGILCSILSYRYKFFYILFFPFFSFLKSIPTIAVIILVLIWSNVEAVPIITGIMILLPLIYENILGGIDSIDRDLLKMADIYKVSKIDILKGIYIPGVYYFSSSGIPALIALTLKVVIAGEVLSQGSLSIGGEIFMGKIYLESSSIFAWIIIVILINFLLDISLKKLNKELTKWRKL; this is encoded by the coding sequence ATGAGAAAATATTTATGTCAAAGTAGATGGCTACTTCTCTCACCTTTATTGTTTATAATTGTATGGGAAATCGTATCAAGAATAGTAGGGAATGACTTGATATTTCCAGGTATACCAAGTATTTTTAAAGCTCTTATAGATATAATAAAAGGGAAGGATTTTTTATCCATAGTTTTTCATACTTTAAAAAGAACAGGAATAAGTATAGGGATATCGTTAGTGATAGGGATTTTATGCAGTATTCTTTCATATAGATATAAGTTTTTCTATATTCTGTTTTTTCCATTTTTTTCATTTTTAAAATCCATTCCTACAATAGCTGTAATAATATTAGTTTTGATTTGGAGCAATGTAGAAGCTGTTCCAATAATAACTGGAATAATGATACTTCTTCCATTAATATATGAGAATATACTTGGAGGTATAGACTCAATAGACAGAGATTTACTGAAAATGGCAGATATATACAAAGTGTCAAAAATCGATATTCTAAAAGGGATATATATTCCAGGGGTATATTATTTTTCTTCATCAGGAATACCAGCTTTAATAGCTTTAACTTTAAAAGTAGTTATAGCAGGAGAGGTTTTGTCACAAGGTTCTCTTTCAATAGGAGGAGAAATATTTATGGGAAAAATATATTTGGAAAGTTCTTCTATTTTTGCATGGATAATCATTGTTATTTTGATAAATTTTCTTTTGGATATATCTTTAAAAAAATTAAATAAAGAACTTACAAAATGGAGGAAACTGTAA
- a CDS encoding ABC transporter ATP-binding protein gives MKLINIVKSYGDKKVLDGITLDIEEGKVTAVLGESGSGKSTLLNIIAGKIKDYKGEIIFQAEYENGMSYIFQEDTLIPWKTVYENLKFVLKKKISPDKLKLRIKKYLEMVGLNEIENEYPNTLSGGMKRRVGIARAFSFPSNYLFMDEPFEFLDIKIKNEIMEYFIKLQNIENKTVIFITHDIESAVSLGEKIVVFSNKPTKIKKIFENPYPKEKDIEKKEKLKDEIEKLFL, from the coding sequence ATGAAACTTATAAATATAGTTAAATCCTATGGAGATAAAAAAGTACTTGATGGAATAACTTTAGATATTGAAGAGGGAAAAGTTACTGCTGTATTGGGAGAATCAGGATCAGGAAAAAGTACACTTCTTAATATAATAGCTGGTAAGATAAAAGATTATAAAGGGGAAATAATTTTTCAAGCTGAATATGAAAATGGAATGTCATATATCTTTCAGGAAGATACTCTTATTCCATGGAAGACAGTTTATGAGAATCTGAAATTTGTATTGAAGAAAAAAATATCACCAGATAAGCTTAAATTGAGAATAAAAAAATATCTTGAAATGGTTGGCTTAAATGAAATAGAGAATGAATATCCCAATACACTTAGTGGAGGAATGAAAAGAAGAGTAGGAATAGCAAGAGCATTTTCTTTTCCTTCAAATTATCTTTTTATGGATGAGCCATTTGAGTTTTTAGATATAAAAATAAAAAATGAGATAATGGAGTATTTTATAAAGCTTCAAAATATAGAAAATAAAACAGTGATTTTTATAACTCATGATATAGAATCTGCTGTTTCTTTAGGAGAAAAGATAGTAGTATTTAGTAATAAACCTACAAAAATAAAAAAAATATTTGAAAATCCTTATCCAAAAGAAAAAGACATAGAAAAAAAAGAAAAGTTAAAAGATGAAATAGAAAAATTATTCTTGTAA